The region CTCAAGACCCTCCATGCCGAAGGGCGGACCATCGTCGTCATCACCCACGATGCCCAAGTGGCCGCCCATGCCCAGCGCATCGTGCACATCACCGACGGCCGGCTCACCGAAACATCACCGCCAGCGGTGCCGGAGCGGCCCGCGCCGGATCGCCATCCCGTCGACGGTACCGGTCTGGTTCCGGATCTGGGCGAAGCGGTGAAAATGGCCTTGCGCGCACTGCGTACCAATCTTCTGCGCACCTCGCTGACCCTGCTGGGCATCGTGATCGGGGTTGCCTCGGTGGTGGTGATGCTGGCGGTGGGCGAGGGCGGCAAGCAGCAGGTGCTGCAGCAGATCAGCGCCATGGGCACCAATCTGCTGGTGATCCGTCCCGGCGCACCGGGCCTGCGCGGCAGCGGCGATATCGTCACCCTGACGCCTCAGGACGCCGATGCCATTGCCGCGCTGCCCGGCGTCTCACTGGTGGTTCCCGAGCGCAGCGGCCGGCTGACCGCGCGCGTGGGGGCCATCGACTACCTCACCACGGCACAGGGCGTCGGCGCGGATTTGCCGGCGCTGCGCGACTGGCCCGTGGTGCGGGGCAGTTTCTTCACCCGCCGCGACCTGAGCAGCTACGCCCCGGTGGCAGTGCTGGGCCAGACCGTAGCGCGGCTGCTGTTTCCCGGCGGCGACGATCCGGTCGGCCAATTCGTGCTGATCAAGAACGTGCCGTTCGAGATCATCGGCGTCATGGGCGAAAAGGGCGCCTCAACCTGGGGCACTGATCAGGACGATGTGATCTTCGTGCCGATCACCACCGCCCAGGTGCGCCTGTTCGGCCGCAACTACGTCAACGCCGTGACCGTCAAGGTCGCCGAGGTAACCCAGGTGGATGCGGTGCAGGAAGCGATCCGGCAACTGCTCATCACGCGGCATCGCACCGAGGATTTTCGTATCCGCAACATGGCGTCCATCCTGGAGACCGTCAACAGCGCCCAGACCACCCTGACGCTGCTGCTCGGCTCGGTGGCCGCCATTTCGCTGCTGGTCGGCGGCATCGGCGTGATGAACATCATGCTGGTCAGCGTGACCGAGCGCACCCGCGAGATTGGCATCCGCATGGCCACCGGGGCACGTATGCGCGACATCCTGCTGCAGTTCAACACCGAATCGGCAGTGGTCTGCACGGTCGGTGGCGTGGTCGGCCTCGTGCTCGGCCATCTGATCGGCATCGCGCTGCATTTCGCCGGCGTCGAGATCCGTTTCACCATGCCGCCGGCGGTACTGGCCTTCCTGAGCGCGGTGGGGACCGGCCTGCTA is a window of Candidatus Macondimonas diazotrophica DNA encoding:
- a CDS encoding MacB family efflux pump subunit, which produces MRRFKAGDTEVRALDAVSLSIWPGEFVAIMGPSGSGKSTLMNVIGCLDRPDDGDYRILGRSVAGLSADELAGLRRQTFGFVFQRYNLLAGASALENVEMPALYAGLPATERTSRGQALLTRLGMTDRADHRPAQLSGGQQQRVAIARALINDPPVILADEPTGALDSKSSAEVMDLLKTLHAEGRTIVVITHDAQVAAHAQRIVHITDGRLTETSPPAVPERPAPDRHPVDGTGLVPDLGEAVKMALRALRTNLLRTSLTLLGIVIGVASVVVMLAVGEGGKQQVLQQISAMGTNLLVIRPGAPGLRGSGDIVTLTPQDADAIAALPGVSLVVPERSGRLTARVGAIDYLTTAQGVGADLPALRDWPVVRGSFFTRRDLSSYAPVAVLGQTVARLLFPGGDDPVGQFVLIKNVPFEIIGVMGEKGASTWGTDQDDVIFVPITTAQVRLFGRNYVNAVTVKVAEVTQVDAVQEAIRQLLITRHRTEDFRIRNMASILETVNSAQTTLTLLLGSVAAISLLVGGIGVMNIMLVSVTERTREIGIRMATGARMRDILLQFNTESAVVCTVGGVVGLVLGHLIGIALHFAGVEIRFTMPPAVLAFLSAVGTGLLFGYLPARKAARLDPVVALASE